A single Nostoc sp. PCC 7107 DNA region contains:
- a CDS encoding TRC40/GET3/ArsA family transport-energizing ATPase, translated as MRVILMTGKGGVGKTSVAAATGLRCAELGYRTLVLSTDPAHSLADSFDLDLGHAPKQIRPNLWGAELDALQELEGNWGAVKRYITQVLQARGLDGVQAEELAILPGMDEIFSLVRMKRHYDEGDFDVLIIDSAPTGTALRLLSLPEVGGWYMRRFYKPFQNISVALRPLVEPIFKPIAGFSLPDKEVMDAPYEFYEQIEALEKVLTDNTQTSVRLVTNPEKMVIKESLRAHAYLSLYNVATDLVIANRIIPPEVEDPFFQRWKQNQEEYRQEIHENFHPLPVKEVPLFSEEMCGLAALERLKDILYKDEDPSQVYYKETTVRVVQEQNEYSLELYLPGIPKHQIQLSKTGDELNITIGNHRRNLVLPQALAALQPASAKMEEDYLRIRFVNNTRV; from the coding sequence ATGCGCGTAATTTTGATGACAGGCAAAGGCGGTGTGGGAAAAACCTCTGTTGCTGCCGCTACAGGACTTCGTTGTGCAGAACTTGGCTACCGTACACTCGTTTTGAGTACAGATCCTGCACACTCCCTAGCTGATAGTTTTGATTTAGACCTGGGTCATGCACCCAAACAAATTCGCCCAAATTTATGGGGTGCAGAACTGGATGCACTGCAAGAACTCGAAGGTAACTGGGGTGCGGTGAAGCGCTACATTACCCAAGTTTTACAGGCGCGAGGTTTGGACGGAGTCCAGGCGGAAGAATTGGCGATTTTACCAGGTATGGATGAAATTTTCAGCTTGGTAAGAATGAAACGCCACTATGATGAAGGGGATTTTGATGTTCTGATAATTGATTCAGCCCCCACAGGTACAGCTTTGCGTTTATTGAGTTTGCCAGAAGTCGGTGGCTGGTATATGCGCCGCTTTTACAAACCGTTTCAAAATATCTCGGTAGCACTGCGTCCTTTAGTGGAACCAATTTTTAAACCCATTGCGGGTTTTTCCTTACCTGACAAAGAGGTAATGGATGCACCTTACGAGTTTTATGAACAAATTGAAGCGTTGGAAAAAGTATTAACAGATAATACTCAAACCTCTGTGCGTCTTGTCACCAATCCAGAGAAGATGGTGATTAAAGAATCACTACGCGCTCATGCTTATTTAAGCTTGTACAATGTGGCTACAGATTTAGTCATTGCTAATCGGATTATTCCTCCAGAAGTAGAAGATCCATTCTTTCAGCGTTGGAAACAAAATCAAGAAGAATATCGTCAAGAAATTCACGAAAATTTTCATCCTCTACCTGTCAAAGAAGTTCCACTTTTCTCAGAAGAAATGTGTGGTTTGGCAGCCCTCGAAAGACTGAAGGATATTCTCTACAAAGACGAAGACCCTAGTCAAGTTTATTACAAAGAAACAACAGTTAGAGTGGTGCAAGAACAAAACGAATACAGTTTAGAACTGTATTTACCAGGTATCCCAAAACACCAAATACAACTCAGTAAAACAGGTGATGAGTTAAACATTACAATTGGCAACCATCGCCGCAACCTAGTACTGCCGCAAGCTTTGGCAGCATTACAACCTGCTAGT
- a CDS encoding glycosyltransferase, giving the protein MSISLCMIVKNEEIALPKCLNSVKDFVDEMVVLDTGSSDRTAEIAQQFGAKVHHFQWSNNFSTARNAALKYVTGDWVLVLDADEILAPSIVPQLQEVIQSDEYILINLVRQEVGAIQSPYSLVSRLFRHHPEIRFERPYHALVDDSVAAILQKEPHWQVGYLQGVAILHTGYQKSAIAQNNKSAKAQAAMLEFLSTHPNDPYVCSKLGALYVETGKISQGIELLQRGLNQATGKSIQQQNLACMAANQSEDNYEILYELHYHLGIAYNHLKKPQLSLEHYQAAIKLPIYPMLKLGAYNNLGNLRKDAGDLNGAKKAYETALKIDPDFVTGHYNLGMTLKALNLFTDAIACYQKAIRLNPYYAEAYQNLGVVQLKVGNLQASKTAFKNAILLHEQQHNLEEAKRLRQGLYEIGLIR; this is encoded by the coding sequence ATGAGTATTAGTCTGTGCATGATTGTTAAAAATGAAGAAATTGCGTTGCCGAAGTGCCTGAATAGTGTTAAAGATTTTGTTGATGAAATGGTAGTGTTAGATACAGGCTCTAGCGATCGCACTGCCGAAATTGCCCAACAATTCGGGGCGAAAGTACATCATTTTCAATGGTCAAATAACTTTAGTACTGCCCGCAATGCAGCTTTAAAATATGTCACTGGTGATTGGGTACTGGTTTTAGATGCGGATGAGATACTGGCTCCCAGCATTGTGCCACAGTTGCAAGAGGTAATCCAAAGTGATGAATATATCTTAATTAACCTGGTTCGCCAAGAAGTAGGTGCAATTCAATCTCCCTATTCTTTAGTTTCACGCTTGTTTCGCCATCATCCCGAAATTCGCTTTGAACGGCCTTATCATGCTTTAGTCGATGACAGTGTAGCGGCAATTTTACAAAAAGAACCTCATTGGCAAGTGGGTTATTTGCAGGGTGTAGCGATTCTGCATACAGGATATCAAAAGAGTGCGATCGCCCAAAATAATAAATCGGCCAAAGCTCAAGCTGCAATGCTAGAGTTTCTTTCCACTCATCCCAATGATCCTTATGTTTGCAGTAAATTAGGTGCGCTCTACGTTGAAACTGGCAAAATCTCTCAAGGTATTGAGTTATTGCAACGTGGACTCAACCAAGCAACTGGTAAGTCAATACAGCAGCAAAACCTAGCTTGTATGGCTGCAAATCAATCAGAAGACAACTACGAAATCTTATATGAACTCCACTATCATTTAGGCATTGCATATAATCATTTAAAAAAGCCGCAACTATCCCTAGAACATTATCAAGCTGCCATTAAATTACCAATTTATCCGATGCTGAAATTGGGAGCATATAATAATTTAGGCAACTTACGTAAAGATGCAGGCGATTTAAACGGTGCCAAAAAAGCTTACGAAACAGCTTTAAAGATTGATCCAGATTTTGTGACTGGACATTATAACTTAGGCATGACATTAAAGGCTTTGAATTTGTTCACTGATGCGATCGCTTGTTATCAAAAAGCCATCAGATTGAATCCTTATTATGCAGAAGCATATCAAAATTTAGGTGTAGTACAGCTAAAAGTTGGCAATCTCCAAGCCAGTAAGACAGCTTTTAAAAATGCGATTCTGCTACACGAACAGCAGCATAATCTCGAAGAAGCCAAAAGACTGCGCCAAGGTTTATACGAGATTGGATTAATCAGGTAA